gttttaaagtgtcctaggatgtctctgagccgtgtctagtagagtcttcatatcggtgtgttgtcgaccacatctataattaggaggctacttgggcatttagaaATAACACATTTATTTGATGTTCTAGAtcatgcgataaagctgattataagattgttcctcctttaactcgtgcattgctctgattttcagtacatggcacctaagaagaagggaAGAACTGGTCAAGGGgccaatgccaccccaggagtggcagttgattctatacCTGATGATGTGGGTGAGGACCCGAGGGGAGAGGATATTCCCTTGGCTACTACACTGGATGATTCTACTACTCCTGATCCGACTACACCAATGCCTACTCCTACTAAGGGTGTAGctattccacctccagccccagcttccgatcccggtgtttctgatggggaccttaggggagccacatagatgttggctcagatagtggcttcacAAGCCCAAAGATCGAATGTTGCACCTGCATCTTCTAGCCAGCaaggggattctgctagttccgAGGTGAACAGATTTCTTCAGCTAGATCCTCCGGTATTCACAGGTGCTGATCTTGAGGACCCCCAGGAcattattgatgagatgcacaagaccatctgagttatgcgtgctactgagatagagggagtggagttgtcctcctaccacctgaaaggggtggcctattcttggtttgagatgtgggaggactcccatgaggaggggagccctccggcaaggtggagtgagtttgccaaTGCCTTCATCGACCTTTTCtttcctgccgagactaaggaAGCCCGTGCCGCCGAGTTTGAGAGTCTGAAACAAGGTAgtatgagtgtgtgggagtatcatatgaggttcgcgtgcctgtccaagtatgctatatacatgttgcccactatggaggctagagtgcgccggtttgtacagggccttagccccttggttatgaATGAGGCTTCTACAGTTGCCTTGAATTATGATATAAACTATGGTAAGATAGTAGAATTTGCTAAATCCAAAGAGACCCGCAAActaaagaatagaatggagcgagagggtagcaacAAGGCCCGTTCAGCGGGCAACTTTAGTGGTActtctggtggtggtggtggcagGTCGTCATTTAGGAGAGGGTCATTagggccatcccagtcctttGCTCATTCTTCGGTTAGTGCATAgccatcagggcccagtcagtAGCAGTGAAGTCATTTTAGGCCCAGCCATGGCAACAGGGGATCCTACAGTATGGTCAGCGTCGTAGGAGATTTCAGCAGCagtggaggcccccatgccctaggtgtggaaagatgcactttggggcctgcttcatggaccaacccatatgctacgggtgtggtatcagaggtcacattcagagggattgtcgttcgtctcgCTAGAGTGTGGGCAGGGATACGACACAGCCAGCCAGCTTTGCAGCCACTACATCCACAACATCTCCTCTGGCTAGAGGCACTctagcacccgcagggcgtggtgcagctaagggtggtgcacagagtttgggAGGACCTAGCCTTTCTATGCTATGAATGGTCTCCATAGTTCTAAGGTTTCTCCAGATGTcgtcataggtatattgactatccaatctcatgatgtatatgccgttattgatcccggttccactttgtcatatgtcactccttatgttgctatggaatctgggatagaaccagaacaacttcatgagccgttctctgtatttACTCCGGTTAGTGAGTCTATTATGGTCGCGTGGGTTTATGGGGATTGTGTTTTCACGAtgcgtggtcgggataccatggttGATCTtgttgaattggggatggttgattctgatgtaataatggggatggactggctttattcatgttttgctaagcttgattgccgaaccatgACCGTTAGATTTGAATTCCCAAATGAGCCGGTTATttaatggaagggggatgatgtggtgccgaagggtaggtttatttctcaccttaaggccatgaaaatgatcaacaagggatgtatttactaATTGGTCCGAGTTACGAACACCAATGttaaggcacctacacttgagtctgtgcttgttgtgaatgaatttccataGGTCTTTCCTGGTGAGCTCCCTAGGattccaccagacagggagattgattttggaatcGATGTGATGCTAGGCATGCAACCTATATCCATTccgccctatagaatggcaccggcagaattgaaggaactaaaggagcaattgaaggacttgttagaaaatggtttcatccggccgagtatgtctccttggggcgcaccggttctctttgtaacAAAGAaatatgggtcactgagaatgtgtatcgactatcggtagctcaacaaggtcacggtcaagaataagtacccactgccaaggatagatgacttgtttgatcaatttcaGGGTGCTAcatatttctccaagattgatttaagattcgggtatcaccaattgaagatcagggagcaggatattctgaaaataactttcagaactcggtatgggcactttgaatttctggtaatgtcttttgggataacaaatgccccggcaacaTTCATCGATCTTATGAACTCAGTTTTCAAGTCGTTccttgactcttttgtgatagtgctCGTTGACAATATTCTAGTATATTCACGAAGTCTAGAGGACCATGCCGAccatctcagggcagttctgcagACCCTGTATaagcaccagttatatgcgatatttttgaaatgtgaattttgctTGAATCGGTCGCATTCTTGGGTCAttttgtctctagagaaggaattaaggttgatcctcagaagattgcagttgtgaagaattggcctagaccctacaactccaatagagatttgcagtttcttgggcctagccgggtattacaggaaatttgtggaggggttctccactctttcCTCCCCGTTGACTGCATTGACATAGAATGCGGTGTAGTTCCGATGGTCAGATGCTtttgaaaggagcttccaagagttgaaatcgagattgactatggcaccggtgttgaccctaccagagggtacaaatgagtttgtgatatattgtgatgcttcaaagATCGGACTTGGGTgcgtattaatgcaacatggcaaggtgatagctaaTGTCTCTAGGAAACAGAAGAATCATGAAAAGATTTATCCAACACATAACTTAGAGCTCGCGGCGGTGgtctttgcattgaagatttggcgttattatttgtatggggtccatgtggatatattcacggaccataagagtctttaatatattttcagatagaagaaattgaatctgaggcagagaaaatggcttgagttactcatgGATTACGACATTAGTTtctataccatccggggaaggctaatgttgtggcggatgctcttagccagaaatctatgggaagtttggctcacttagaggcatatcaaaggtcgaTAGCcgaggaggttcatcggttggatAATTTGGGAGtcatcttgcggactctagtgaaggaggggtgattgtgcagaacaaggctgaatcatcgcttgtggtgGAGGTCAAGGAGatgcaatacaacgatccattattggtacaattgaaagaggggattcataaacataatacCACGGTTTTTTCTCTTGgcgtggatgatggtacactaaggtaccaagggcgactatgtgttccaaatgtggatggcctcagggaaagaatcatgacagaGGCTCACATTTCTGTATATTTCGTGCACCCGGGCTTTACAAacatgtatcatgatcttaaggaagtctactggtagaatgatatgaagaggaatgtagcagacTTTGTGACAAGATGTCTAAactatcagcaagtgaaggccgaacaccaacggcctaGTGGgctggcacagaacatagaaattctgatgtggaaatgggagatgattaatatggactttgtggtaggactacctcacaCTTCTcacaagtttgactcgatttgggtgattgtggataaactcacgaaatcagcacactttttacctgtta
This sequence is a window from Nicotiana tomentosiformis chromosome 5, ASM39032v3, whole genome shotgun sequence. Protein-coding genes within it:
- the LOC138892467 gene encoding uncharacterized protein; its protein translation is MWEDSHEEGSPPARWSEFANAFIDLFFPAETKEARAAEFESLKQGSMSVWEYHMRFACLSKYAIYMLPTMEARVRRFVQGLSPLVMNEASTVALNYDINYGKIVEFAKSKETRKLKNRMEREGSNKARSAGNFSGTSGGGGGRSSFRRGSLGPSQSFAHSSVSA